Proteins from a genomic interval of Channa argus isolate prfri chromosome 11, Channa argus male v1.0, whole genome shotgun sequence:
- the chfr gene encoding E3 ubiquitin-protein ligase CHFR isoform X1 — protein sequence MESHRRGRPWGKLVKVDSSETVLLFNRECTVGRKKGCYLSFPASKLVSGEHCKIFQDESSGLVWLEDMSTNGTVINMSKVVKKQTHMLQNGDVIYFVYRKSEPEQNIAYVYHSLRSEQAISQHSYDMERSAHSPAHVPGSEMSLSVEPVILTKGHWDLTREEPQPSTSHFCIETPTSSGPMATSVCTISGKVGDASPAQETDLDNLEPESKKRKTDNEKDHGLASPHTSSTDIVSTTKEGLSAKPSVKGAKTDKMEETLTCVICQDLLHDCVSLQPCMHVFCAACYSGWMERSSLCPTCRCPVERICKNHILNNLVEAYLNQHPEKCRSEEDLKSMDSRNRITQDMLQPKVERSFSDEEGSSDYLFELSDNDSDSSDFSQPLVMCRQCPGYRGEVSQLLFATGSNFWRPGLAGPPSIPLLPKPATEEGPAKHPGEQPSTSSVVPSAPQEYRCPPQGFHLFCTCCFQPMPDRRADLNSQQVAAQQCMLCQRPFCHMYWGCQRIGCQGCLAPFSEFNLTDSCLDGVLNYNSYESEILQNYLSSKGKSWRDLRQEALQGLQQGTFTLTDGRISANTILCFCCGMVAFKELAYKYRQNIPPCELPAAVTSRPDCYWGRNCRTQVKAHHAMKFNHICEQTRFKS from the exons ATGGAAAGTCACAGAAGAGGACGACCGTGGGGGAAGCTAGTTAAAGTGGACTCCAGTGAAACTGTCCTGCTTTTCAACAGGGAATGCACGGTGGGCCGAAAGAAAG GGTGTTATCTGTCCTTTCCAGCAAGCAAACTTGTCTCAGGGGAGCACTGCAAGATTTTTCAAGACGAAAGTTCAGGGCTGGTGTGGCTTGAAGACATGAG CACTAATGGCACAGTGATCAACATGTCCAAAGTGGTCAAAAAGCAAACTCACATGCTGCAGAATGGTGACGTCATCTACTTTGTATATAGGAAAAGTGAGCCAGAACAAA ACATTGCCTATGTTTACCACTCACTCAGATCAGAGCAAGCAATTTCACAACATAGCTATG ACATGGAGAGATCAGCTCACAGTCCGGCCCATGTTCCAGGTTCAGAGATGTCACTGTCTGTGGAGCCTGTAATTCTCACAAAGGGTCATTGGGATTTAACTCGAGAGGAACCTCAGCCCTCCACCTCCCACTTCTGTATTGAGACCCCTACCAGTTCTGGTCCCATGGCAACTTCAGTTTGTACCATCTCTG GCAAAGTGGGCGATGCTTCCCCAGCACAGGAGACAGACTTGGACAACCTAGAGCCAGAAagcaagaagagaaaaacagataaCG aaaaagatcATGGTTTGGCCTCACCACACACCTCAAGCACAGACATTGTCAGTACAACTAAGGAAGGTCTTTCCGCTAAGCCGTCAGTGAAAGGGGCTAAGACAGACAAGATGGAGGAGACTCTGACTTGTGTTATTTGCCAGGACCTGCTCCACGACTGTGTCAG cTTGCAGCCTTGCATGCATGTCTTTTGTGCTGCCTGCTATTCGGGCTGGATGGAGCGATCCTCTCTTTGCCCCACCTGTCGCTGCCCTGTGGAGAGGATTTGTAAGAACCACATCCTTAACAACCTTGTGGAGGCCTACCTCAATCAACACCCAG AAAAGTGTCGTAGTGAGGAGGATCTGAAGAGCATGGACAGCCGGAACAGAATAACTCAGGACATGTTGCAGCCAAAAGTGGAGCGTTCTTTCTCTGATGAGGAGGGCAGCTCAGATTACCTCTTTGAGCTCTCTGACAATGACAGTGACTCCTCAGACTTTAG TCAGCCTCTTGTGATGTGCAGACAGTGTCCGGGCTATAGGGGGGAAGTCAGTCAGTTGCTGTTTGCTACAGGTTCAAACTTCTGGCGACCTGGTCTGGCAGGTCCACCCTCTATACCTCTTTTGCCCAAACCAGCAACTGAGGAGGGCCCTGCAAAGCACCCAGGGGAGCAGCCCTCAACATCCTCTGTTGTCCCTTCAG CCCCTCAGGAGTACCGCTGCCCCCCTCAGGGCTTCCATCTCTTCTGCACCTGCTGCTTTCAGCCGATGCCAGACAGACGAGCCGATCTAAACAGCCAGCAGGTTGCTGCTCAACAAT GTATGTTGTGCCAGCGACCCTTCTGCCATATGTACTGGGGCTGCCAGAGGATTGGCTGTCAAGGATGCTTGGCTCCTTTCAGTG aattcaATCTGACAGACAGTTGCCTGGATGGTGTGCTGAACTATAATTCCTATGAATCAGAAATTCTCCAG AACTACCTGTCCTCCAAAGGAAAGTCGTGGAGAGATCTGCGTCAGGAGGCTTTGCAGGGCTTGCAGCAGGGGACCTTCACTCTAACGG ATGGCCGGATCTCTGCAAACACCATCCTGTGCTTCTGCTGTGGCATGGTGGCATTCAAGGAGCTGGCCTACAAGTATAGACAGAACATTCCACCATGTGAACTGCCAG CTGCTGTAACGTCTCGCCCCGACTGCTACTGGGGACGCAACTGTCGCACGCAAGTGAAGGCACATCATGCTAT GAAATTCAACCACATATGTGAGCAGACACGTTTCAAGAGCTGA
- the chfr gene encoding E3 ubiquitin-protein ligase CHFR isoform X2 — protein sequence MESHRRGRPWGKLVKVDSSETVLLFNRECTVGRKKGCYLSFPASKLVSGEHCKIFQDESSGLVWLEDMSTNGTVINMSKVVKKQTHMLQNGDVIYFVYRKSEPEQNIAYVYHSLRSEQAISQHSYGSEMSLSVEPVILTKGHWDLTREEPQPSTSHFCIETPTSSGPMATSVCTISGKVGDASPAQETDLDNLEPESKKRKTDNEKDHGLASPHTSSTDIVSTTKEGLSAKPSVKGAKTDKMEETLTCVICQDLLHDCVSLQPCMHVFCAACYSGWMERSSLCPTCRCPVERICKNHILNNLVEAYLNQHPEKCRSEEDLKSMDSRNRITQDMLQPKVERSFSDEEGSSDYLFELSDNDSDSSDFSQPLVMCRQCPGYRGEVSQLLFATGSNFWRPGLAGPPSIPLLPKPATEEGPAKHPGEQPSTSSVVPSAPQEYRCPPQGFHLFCTCCFQPMPDRRADLNSQQVAAQQCMLCQRPFCHMYWGCQRIGCQGCLAPFSEFNLTDSCLDGVLNYNSYESEILQNYLSSKGKSWRDLRQEALQGLQQGTFTLTDGRISANTILCFCCGMVAFKELAYKYRQNIPPCELPAAVTSRPDCYWGRNCRTQVKAHHAMKFNHICEQTRFKS from the exons ATGGAAAGTCACAGAAGAGGACGACCGTGGGGGAAGCTAGTTAAAGTGGACTCCAGTGAAACTGTCCTGCTTTTCAACAGGGAATGCACGGTGGGCCGAAAGAAAG GGTGTTATCTGTCCTTTCCAGCAAGCAAACTTGTCTCAGGGGAGCACTGCAAGATTTTTCAAGACGAAAGTTCAGGGCTGGTGTGGCTTGAAGACATGAG CACTAATGGCACAGTGATCAACATGTCCAAAGTGGTCAAAAAGCAAACTCACATGCTGCAGAATGGTGACGTCATCTACTTTGTATATAGGAAAAGTGAGCCAGAACAAA ACATTGCCTATGTTTACCACTCACTCAGATCAGAGCAAGCAATTTCACAACATAGCTATG GTTCAGAGATGTCACTGTCTGTGGAGCCTGTAATTCTCACAAAGGGTCATTGGGATTTAACTCGAGAGGAACCTCAGCCCTCCACCTCCCACTTCTGTATTGAGACCCCTACCAGTTCTGGTCCCATGGCAACTTCAGTTTGTACCATCTCTG GCAAAGTGGGCGATGCTTCCCCAGCACAGGAGACAGACTTGGACAACCTAGAGCCAGAAagcaagaagagaaaaacagataaCG aaaaagatcATGGTTTGGCCTCACCACACACCTCAAGCACAGACATTGTCAGTACAACTAAGGAAGGTCTTTCCGCTAAGCCGTCAGTGAAAGGGGCTAAGACAGACAAGATGGAGGAGACTCTGACTTGTGTTATTTGCCAGGACCTGCTCCACGACTGTGTCAG cTTGCAGCCTTGCATGCATGTCTTTTGTGCTGCCTGCTATTCGGGCTGGATGGAGCGATCCTCTCTTTGCCCCACCTGTCGCTGCCCTGTGGAGAGGATTTGTAAGAACCACATCCTTAACAACCTTGTGGAGGCCTACCTCAATCAACACCCAG AAAAGTGTCGTAGTGAGGAGGATCTGAAGAGCATGGACAGCCGGAACAGAATAACTCAGGACATGTTGCAGCCAAAAGTGGAGCGTTCTTTCTCTGATGAGGAGGGCAGCTCAGATTACCTCTTTGAGCTCTCTGACAATGACAGTGACTCCTCAGACTTTAG TCAGCCTCTTGTGATGTGCAGACAGTGTCCGGGCTATAGGGGGGAAGTCAGTCAGTTGCTGTTTGCTACAGGTTCAAACTTCTGGCGACCTGGTCTGGCAGGTCCACCCTCTATACCTCTTTTGCCCAAACCAGCAACTGAGGAGGGCCCTGCAAAGCACCCAGGGGAGCAGCCCTCAACATCCTCTGTTGTCCCTTCAG CCCCTCAGGAGTACCGCTGCCCCCCTCAGGGCTTCCATCTCTTCTGCACCTGCTGCTTTCAGCCGATGCCAGACAGACGAGCCGATCTAAACAGCCAGCAGGTTGCTGCTCAACAAT GTATGTTGTGCCAGCGACCCTTCTGCCATATGTACTGGGGCTGCCAGAGGATTGGCTGTCAAGGATGCTTGGCTCCTTTCAGTG aattcaATCTGACAGACAGTTGCCTGGATGGTGTGCTGAACTATAATTCCTATGAATCAGAAATTCTCCAG AACTACCTGTCCTCCAAAGGAAAGTCGTGGAGAGATCTGCGTCAGGAGGCTTTGCAGGGCTTGCAGCAGGGGACCTTCACTCTAACGG ATGGCCGGATCTCTGCAAACACCATCCTGTGCTTCTGCTGTGGCATGGTGGCATTCAAGGAGCTGGCCTACAAGTATAGACAGAACATTCCACCATGTGAACTGCCAG CTGCTGTAACGTCTCGCCCCGACTGCTACTGGGGACGCAACTGTCGCACGCAAGTGAAGGCACATCATGCTAT GAAATTCAACCACATATGTGAGCAGACACGTTTCAAGAGCTGA
- the si:dkey-112e17.1 gene encoding uncharacterized protein si:dkey-112e17.1 isoform X1 encodes MSCATSLGAHVFMTTYLLFVMGCVAQKVYFDCGAKVDVVDVQGLILSPGFPYNYSSGTHCVWQFFVPVDYQLILEILDFDVFESHDSAAQYSAISSLEEKETDEEMPFSTGSLAADETTLAGKDPVSVVDITKNQQSSEDGEVKQVVVQEQSTKMEIAKFSNSAKRSADASSSLSLPPPSSLPLLSGSAPPEDKARNSASSSHLRGNLTPSLNPSTDMEGTTPAAPHSTDTPALSPETQQSVLDACPHDVLYISDLITFSSRFCGSNRPPNSQLIFGSSQEMVEVIMELITTTHWGRGFALLFHYHNLTEPGGDRRVFTPAANKVDSLLAAVSGAAFFAMILTSALCIIFRPKLCPKRANSSTSSSSEVPGGAHNTGAEVSELQLMADNQTNLEATTEQDNNDDTLPHTVCASVNISQNAEVDLSCSGLTELDLGADEVFIASSAPSPSNLHFSPHTQRERFLRHSDTGPSPTADWSSPDSTTSPSCVRFAKETTSSCARPRAWSVRTFQDFLPPLPQLHKKWCSWNSTSPFTKLVDSAPSSLVADCRGNDSRKQDSRIFSDIHLEAKAENNTISESSISNASYPLTQPAQRQRRLNSTSNLRRSRFTGPCFGLLSGTADSSKTSGLPHAMGSTSSEPSSGSSASIQCPIESGQAGKRCDFTAEGEHISVPVFAISEEEDRQPLVSAEHLDQASSSAFLNGLSKGGQEEKRPPESGTSLNPQNQRARPEWRPWGSQVSGGVCPLSSTFNTVTDSQLSFSQPTALCSVTNQM; translated from the exons GTTTACTTTGACTGCGGTGCCAAGGTGGACGTGGTGGATGTCCAAGGCCTCATTCTGTCTCCTGGCTTCCCTTACAACTACTCCTCTGGAACACACTGTGTTTGGCAGTTCTTTGTGCCAGTTGATTACCAGCTTATTCTGGAGATACTTGACTTTGACGTGTTTGAAAGTCATGACTCTGCAGCGCAATACTCAGCTATCTCTAGTTtggaagagaaggagacagatgAAGAAATGCCGTTTTCCACTGGCAGCTTAGCGGCCGATGAAACTACATTGGCAGGAAAAGATCCTGtgagtgtagtggatatcacaaAGAACCAGCAGTCTTCTGAAGATGGTGAGGTTAAGCAAGTAGTGGTCCAAGAACAGTCCACAAAGATGGAGATTGCCAAATTCTCTAATTCTGCTAAAAGATCTGCAGATGCCTCCTCCAGTTTATCTTTGCCacctccttcctctctccccttGCTGTCTGGGAGTGCGCCTCCAGAGGACAAGGCCCGCAACTCTGCCTCCTCATCTCACCTCAGGGGAAACCTCACCCCCAGTTTAAACCCAAGCACAGATATGGAGGGGACCACTCCTGCTGCGCCACACTCTACCGACACTCCAGCTCTGAGCCCCGAAACCCAGCAGTCGGTGCTAGACGCCTGCCCCCACGATGTCCTGTACATTTCAGACCTTATCACCTTTTCCTCCAGGTTTTGTGGGTCCAATCGTCCTCCCAACAGCCAGTTGATCTTTGGCTCCAGCCAGGAGATGGTTGAGGTCATCATGGAGCTCATCACCACAACACACTGGGGCCGTGGCTTCGCTCTTCTTTTCCACTACCACAACCTGACCGAGCCAGGAGGGGACCGGCGTGTTTTCACTCCAGCGGCCAACAAGGTAGACTCTTTGCTGGCTGCTGTGAGTGGAGCTGCTTTCTTCGCTATGATACTTACAAGTGCCCTGTGCATCATTTTCAG ACCCAAACTGTGTCCAAAAAGAGCCAACTCCAGCACATCCAGCAGCTCTGAG GTGCCAGGGGGAGCCCACAACACTGGGGCTGAGGTCAGTGAGCTGCAGCTGATGGCCGACAATCAGACCAACCTGGAGGCAACCACAGAGCAGGACAACAACGACGACACTCTGCCACACACAG tttGTGCTAGTGTCAACATTTCCCAGAATGCAGAGGTGGACCTTTCCTGCAGTGGTTTGACTGAACTTGACCTTGGTGCAGATGAGGTTTTTATTGCATCTTCAGCCCCTAGTCCAAGCAACCTCCACTTCTCCCCTCACACA CAGCGTGAGAGGTTTTTGCGACACAGTGACACTGGTCCCAGCCCAACAGCCGACTGGTCTTCACCAGATTCTACCACCTCACCTTCTTGTGTCAGGTTTGCCAAGGAGACCACGAGCAGCTGCGCCAGACCGAGAGCATGGAGTGTACGCACCTTCCAGGACTTCCTTCCTCCACTGCCGCAGCTGCATAAGAAGTGGTGTAGCTGGAACTCCACCAGTCCCTTCACCAAGCTCGTGGACAGC GCTCCATCGAGTTTGGTGGCTGACTGCAGAGGGAATGACAGCAGGAAGCAGGACAGCAGGATCTTCTCTGATATTCACCTGGAGGCCAAGGCAGAGAACAACACCATCTCAGAGTCATCCATTAGCAATGCCTCTTACCCACTTACGCAACCCGCCCAGAGACAGCGGCGTCTCAACTCGACAAGCAATCTCAGACGCTCGCGATTTACAGGGCCTTGCTTTGGCCTGCTATCCGGGACAGCAGATTCATCGAAGACCTCTGGTTTACCTCATGCCATGGGTTCCACCTCCTCAGAGCCCAGCTCTGGCTCTTCAGCCTCCATCCAGTGTCCGATTGAGAGTGGCCAGGCTGGAAAAAGGTGCGATTTCACAGCTGAGGGTGAGCACATCAGTGTGCCAGTGTTTGCCATCTCTGAGGAAGAGGATCGGCAGCCTCTGGTCTCAGCAGAGCACCTGGACCAGgcctcttcttctgcttttctgaATGGACTGTCAAAGGGGGGGCAAGAGGAAAAGAGGCCTCCTGAAAGCGGCACAAGCCTTAACCCCCAGAACCAGAGGGCGAGGCCAGAGTGGAGGCCATGGGGGAGCCAGGTGTCAGGAGGGGTTTGTCCGCTCTCATCTACCTTTAACACAGTTACTGACAGTCAGCTGTCTTTCAGTCAGCCCACAGCACTCTGCAGTGTGACCAATCAGATGTGA
- the si:dkey-112e17.1 gene encoding uncharacterized protein si:dkey-112e17.1 isoform X2, producing MSCATSLGAHVFMTTYLLFVMGCVAQKVYFDCGAKVDVVDVQGLILSPGFPYNYSSGTHCVWQFFVPVDYQLILEILDFDVFESHDSAAQYSAISSLEEKETDEEMPFSTGSLAADETTLAGKDPVSVVDITKNQQSSEDGEVKQVVVQEQSTKMEIAKFSNSAKRSADASSSLSLPPPSSLPLLSGSAPPEDKARNSASSSHLRGNLTPSLNPSTDMEGTTPAAPHSTDTPALSPETQQSVLDACPHDVLYISDLITFSSRFCGSNRPPNSQLIFGSSQEMVEVIMELITTTHWGRGFALLFHYHNLTEPGGDRRVFTPAANKVDSLLAAVSGAAFFAMILTSALCIIFRPKLCPKRANSSTSSSSEVPGGAHNTGAEVSELQLMADNQTNLEATTEQDNNDDTLPHTVCASVNISQNAEVDLSCSGLTELDLGADEVFIASSAPSPSNLHFSPHTRERFLRHSDTGPSPTADWSSPDSTTSPSCVRFAKETTSSCARPRAWSVRTFQDFLPPLPQLHKKWCSWNSTSPFTKLVDSAPSSLVADCRGNDSRKQDSRIFSDIHLEAKAENNTISESSISNASYPLTQPAQRQRRLNSTSNLRRSRFTGPCFGLLSGTADSSKTSGLPHAMGSTSSEPSSGSSASIQCPIESGQAGKRCDFTAEGEHISVPVFAISEEEDRQPLVSAEHLDQASSSAFLNGLSKGGQEEKRPPESGTSLNPQNQRARPEWRPWGSQVSGGVCPLSSTFNTVTDSQLSFSQPTALCSVTNQM from the exons GTTTACTTTGACTGCGGTGCCAAGGTGGACGTGGTGGATGTCCAAGGCCTCATTCTGTCTCCTGGCTTCCCTTACAACTACTCCTCTGGAACACACTGTGTTTGGCAGTTCTTTGTGCCAGTTGATTACCAGCTTATTCTGGAGATACTTGACTTTGACGTGTTTGAAAGTCATGACTCTGCAGCGCAATACTCAGCTATCTCTAGTTtggaagagaaggagacagatgAAGAAATGCCGTTTTCCACTGGCAGCTTAGCGGCCGATGAAACTACATTGGCAGGAAAAGATCCTGtgagtgtagtggatatcacaaAGAACCAGCAGTCTTCTGAAGATGGTGAGGTTAAGCAAGTAGTGGTCCAAGAACAGTCCACAAAGATGGAGATTGCCAAATTCTCTAATTCTGCTAAAAGATCTGCAGATGCCTCCTCCAGTTTATCTTTGCCacctccttcctctctccccttGCTGTCTGGGAGTGCGCCTCCAGAGGACAAGGCCCGCAACTCTGCCTCCTCATCTCACCTCAGGGGAAACCTCACCCCCAGTTTAAACCCAAGCACAGATATGGAGGGGACCACTCCTGCTGCGCCACACTCTACCGACACTCCAGCTCTGAGCCCCGAAACCCAGCAGTCGGTGCTAGACGCCTGCCCCCACGATGTCCTGTACATTTCAGACCTTATCACCTTTTCCTCCAGGTTTTGTGGGTCCAATCGTCCTCCCAACAGCCAGTTGATCTTTGGCTCCAGCCAGGAGATGGTTGAGGTCATCATGGAGCTCATCACCACAACACACTGGGGCCGTGGCTTCGCTCTTCTTTTCCACTACCACAACCTGACCGAGCCAGGAGGGGACCGGCGTGTTTTCACTCCAGCGGCCAACAAGGTAGACTCTTTGCTGGCTGCTGTGAGTGGAGCTGCTTTCTTCGCTATGATACTTACAAGTGCCCTGTGCATCATTTTCAG ACCCAAACTGTGTCCAAAAAGAGCCAACTCCAGCACATCCAGCAGCTCTGAG GTGCCAGGGGGAGCCCACAACACTGGGGCTGAGGTCAGTGAGCTGCAGCTGATGGCCGACAATCAGACCAACCTGGAGGCAACCACAGAGCAGGACAACAACGACGACACTCTGCCACACACAG tttGTGCTAGTGTCAACATTTCCCAGAATGCAGAGGTGGACCTTTCCTGCAGTGGTTTGACTGAACTTGACCTTGGTGCAGATGAGGTTTTTATTGCATCTTCAGCCCCTAGTCCAAGCAACCTCCACTTCTCCCCTCACACA CGTGAGAGGTTTTTGCGACACAGTGACACTGGTCCCAGCCCAACAGCCGACTGGTCTTCACCAGATTCTACCACCTCACCTTCTTGTGTCAGGTTTGCCAAGGAGACCACGAGCAGCTGCGCCAGACCGAGAGCATGGAGTGTACGCACCTTCCAGGACTTCCTTCCTCCACTGCCGCAGCTGCATAAGAAGTGGTGTAGCTGGAACTCCACCAGTCCCTTCACCAAGCTCGTGGACAGC GCTCCATCGAGTTTGGTGGCTGACTGCAGAGGGAATGACAGCAGGAAGCAGGACAGCAGGATCTTCTCTGATATTCACCTGGAGGCCAAGGCAGAGAACAACACCATCTCAGAGTCATCCATTAGCAATGCCTCTTACCCACTTACGCAACCCGCCCAGAGACAGCGGCGTCTCAACTCGACAAGCAATCTCAGACGCTCGCGATTTACAGGGCCTTGCTTTGGCCTGCTATCCGGGACAGCAGATTCATCGAAGACCTCTGGTTTACCTCATGCCATGGGTTCCACCTCCTCAGAGCCCAGCTCTGGCTCTTCAGCCTCCATCCAGTGTCCGATTGAGAGTGGCCAGGCTGGAAAAAGGTGCGATTTCACAGCTGAGGGTGAGCACATCAGTGTGCCAGTGTTTGCCATCTCTGAGGAAGAGGATCGGCAGCCTCTGGTCTCAGCAGAGCACCTGGACCAGgcctcttcttctgcttttctgaATGGACTGTCAAAGGGGGGGCAAGAGGAAAAGAGGCCTCCTGAAAGCGGCACAAGCCTTAACCCCCAGAACCAGAGGGCGAGGCCAGAGTGGAGGCCATGGGGGAGCCAGGTGTCAGGAGGGGTTTGTCCGCTCTCATCTACCTTTAACACAGTTACTGACAGTCAGCTGTCTTTCAGTCAGCCCACAGCACTCTGCAGTGTGACCAATCAGATGTGA